One window of Manihot esculenta cultivar AM560-2 chromosome 17, M.esculenta_v8, whole genome shotgun sequence genomic DNA carries:
- the LOC122722239 gene encoding uncharacterized protein LOC122722239, with translation MHDKHVQLKEAATHQQEGSNEPTPINEAQLYYETVGGQKKSRVYGLGSQVSAYFHEPSHCSALYTSAPPVDPPTIETMNRMQNKIDRLETENSRITTRLDELQTIMNRMMAQQGIGTSTQTSAPTAPPAPSPQQRRDDAPVIGNHYTDSDDDTDDELASLV, from the coding sequence atgcaTGATAAACACGTACAACTGAAGGAGGCCGCTACACATCAACAGGAGGGAAGCAATGAGCCGACGCCCATAAATGAGGCCCAACTGTACTACGAAACGGTTGGCGGACAGAAAAAGAGTCGAGTTTATGGGTTAGGGTCCCAGGTTTCAGCATATTTTCATGAGCCATCTCATTGTTCTGCATTATACACGTCTGCACCCCCAGTGGATCCTCCTACAATTGAAACAATGAACAGGatgcaaaataaaattgatCGGCTAGAGACAGAGAATAGTCGAATTACCACAAGGCTGGACGAGTTGCAGACGATTATGAATAGGATGATGGCACAACAGGGTATTGGGACATCCACTCAGACATCTGCTCCTACGGCACCTCCAGCTCCGTCTCCACAGCAGCGGCGTGATGATGCTCCTGTCATTGGTAATCATTATACAGATAgtgatgatgatacagatgatgagctagctagtttagtttag
- the LOC110629211 gene encoding uncharacterized protein LOC110629211 — MGLPYGFSSLSDFSESLMAMHLKLPASAPVGGVELLECVGFQLGEEGGEIWAAMEVLNEDRIRLINEVIGLLEPTKVEDKLSVAPAAAEEHVESNKIDTHVCEINASAPAGAVEIAPVGALAKCTSRCTLEIGIILTFQKLTLLKALEIAPVGALQIAPAGALAKCTSSVPNQPGYTAPPPPPPVEDTAIDISIFIVVNMTVERSWMYARLRDGLLNPRYLEGINEFIEKAKTCTEYLNGDQIRCPCNRFKCQNRSFQDENTVKYHLMKHGFVQNYLVWYLHGETEVHDGYGDTDLDMSYGSDSVNHPNFNRFEDIVMDATSCHVMYNDTSEMPNSAAQKLYDMLNASKQELWPGCETHSQLSAVLRLLNLKAEHHFSERCFDQICEFMKEMLPSDNVMTDSFYSTKRLVRGLGLPVQKIHCCVNGCMIYWENDKELTRCKFCDHERFKRLKHTLGKGKSQIPYKKMYYFPITPRLQRLYASCITAKYMTWHNDHATEDGVMRHCSDAPAWKHFNQTHPTFALEARNVKLGLCTDGFQPFGQSGQQYSSWPVILTPYNLLPGMCMKDEYMFLTIIIPGPKNPKEKLDVYMQPLVQELKELWAIGVNTYDAFQQNNFTMRAALIWTISDFPAYSMLSGWSTAGRTACPYCMENTDAFTLRRGGKQIWFDSHRKFLPDDHPFYRNKISFIKNRSVSKSSPPIRTGEYLLKEIEQIGLRRVIDIDSHEINCRLSKRTGWRKRNILWDLPYWSSNMIRHNLDVMHIEKNVFENIFNTVMNVEGNTKDNIKSRKDLNEICRRPELKKDPISGKYPKACYCLDNQSKMILCDWLKTLKFPDGFVSNLGRCVDSRKLRLFELSNFFRELTSTTLTNGDMQRLNEQILVILCKLERVFSPSLFDSMEHLPVHLAYEALIAGPVQYRWMYPFERYLRKLKNNVKNKARVEGSICNAYLVEEASAFSAHYFEAHVMTRHRKVPRNLHEFVSDDDIPGKLSIFKCTGRTIGKGKSRYMTEDEIQAAQTYILLNCPEVKTYIDIYVERVKSTQPNITDAAVDEKLEREFVKWFYKYAHELPNNVQNQLIQDLAKGPLRSVTTFNGYCVNGCKFNTINGSSSSNSMNFGVCIKGSNYSSEESDYYGQLVEVLRLEYPGLPIKRTVLFKCDWFDPTLNTGTKVHRQYRIVDINNKRRYSKYEPLVLASQATQVVYASYPSKRRDKND; from the exons ATGGGTTTGCCTTATGGTTTTTCATCTCTTTCGGATTTCAGTGAGAGTCTTATGGCCA TGCACTTGAAATTGCCCGCAAGTGCACCAGTAGGAGGAGTTGAATTGTTGGAGTGTGTTGGATTTCAGTTGGGGGAGGAAGGTGGGGAAATATGGGCTGCTATGGAGGTACTTAACGAGGATAGAATTAGATTGATCAATGAGGTGATTGGGTTATTAGAACCTACGAAGGTGGAGGATAAGCTGTCTGTTGCTCCTGCTGCGGCAGAGGAGCATGTTGAGTCAAATAAGATTGACACCCATGTATGTGAAATCAatgcaagtgcaccagcag gtgcagtTGAAATTGCACCTGttggtgcacttgccaagtgcaccagcaggtgcacactTGAAATTGGGATAATATTGACCTTTCAAAAATTGACCCTGTTAAAG GCACTTGAAATTGCACCTGTTGGTGCACTTCaaattgcacctgctggtgcacttgccaagtgcaccagcag TGTG CCTAACCAACCTGGTTATACTGCCCCGCCACCTCCCCCTCCAGTAGAAGATACTGCCATTGATATCAG CATATTTATTGTAGTTAATATGACTGTTGAAAGAAGTTGGATGTATGCCCGTCTCAGAGATGGTTTACTGAATCCCAGATATTTAGAGGGTATCAATGAATTTATAGAGAAGGCTAAGACCTGCACAGAATATTTAAATGGCGATCAGATTCGCTGTCCTTGCAATCGATTTAAGTGCCAAAACCGTAGCTTTCAAGATGAAAATACAGTTAAATATCATTTAATGAAGCATGGTTTTGTGCAAAATTACCTTGTTTGGTATTTGCACGGTGAAACTGAAGTGCATGACGGATATGGTGATACAGATTTAGACATGTCTTATGGTTCTGACAGTGTTAATCATCCAAATTTCAATCGTTTTGAGGACATAGTCATGGATGCAACAAgctgtcatgtaatgtataatgATACATCTGAGATGCCAAACTCGGCTGCACAgaaactgtatgatatgttaaatGCATCTAAGCAAGAACTATGGCCTGGATGTGAAACTCACTCCCAGTTATCAGCTGTTTTACGTTTACTAAATCTGAAGGCGGAACATCATTTCTCAGAACGGTGTTTCGATCAGATTTGTGAATTCATGAAGGAGATGTTACCGAGTGACAATGTCATGACGGACAGCTTTTACTCAACAAAGAGACTAGTCCGAGGATTGGGGCTTCCTGTACAAAAGATACACTGTTGTGTGAATGGTTGTATGATTTATTGGGAAAATGATAAAGAACTTACACGATGCAAATTTTGTGACCATGAAAGGTTCAAACGCCTGAAGCACACCTTGGGGAAAGGGAAGAGTCAAATACCATACAAAAAGATGTATTACTTCCCCATTACACCACGTTTGCAAAGACTTTATGCGTCGTGTATTACAGCTAAGTATATGACTTGGCACAATGACCATGCAACTGAGGATGGGGTGATGCGCCACTGTTCAGATGCTCCTGCTTGGAAGCATTTCAACCAAACTCATCCAACCTTCGCACTGGAGGCCCGAAATGTCAAACTTGGCCTTTGCACTGATGGATTTCAACCATTCGGTCAATCTGGACAACAGTATTCTTCATGGCCAGTAATACTAACTCCATACAATTTGCTACCAGGTATGTGTATGAAAGATGAGTACATGTTCCTGACAATTATAATACCTGGTCCCAAGAATCCGAAAGAGAAGCTTGATGTGTACATGCAGCCATTAGtgcaagaattgaaagaactttgGGCAATTGGTGTGAATACTTACGATGCTTTCCAGCAGAACAATTTTACTATGCGTGCTGCATTAATTTGGACTATAAGTGACTTCCCTGCTTATTCAATGCTCTCAGGGTGGAGTACAGCAGGACGCACTGCATGTCCCTACTGTATGGAAAACACAGATGCATTTACATTACGAAGGGGGGGTAAACAAATATGGTTTGACAGTCATCGGAAGTTCTTGCCTGACGATCACCCTTTCTATCGAAACAAgatatcttttattaaaaacagAAGTGTATCGAAGTCATCGCCGCCAATTAGAACTGGGGAATACTTGCTAAAAGAAATTGAGCAAATTGGGTTGAGGCGGGTTATAGACATTGACAGTCATGAAATAAATTGTCGGCTTTCAAAGAGAACTGGTTGGCGTAAGCGGAATATATTATGGGATTTGCCATATTGGTCTTCAAATATGATTCGCCACAATCTTGATGTAATGCACATTGAAAAGAatgtatttgaaaatatttttaatacagtTATGAATGTGGAGGGGAACACAAAAGACAATATAAAATCAAGGAAagatttaaatgaaatatgCAGGAGACCAGAATTGAAGAAAGATCCAATTAGCGGGAAATATCCAAAAGCATGTTATTGTTTGGATAACCAATCGAAGATGATACTGTGTGATTGGCTTAAAACACTCAAATTCCCTGACGGATTTGTTTCCAATCTAGGGAGATGTGTTGATAGTCGGAAGCTTAGACTTTTTG AGCTTAGCAATTTCTTTAGAGAACTCACCTCAACTACACTTACTAATGGGGACATGCAACGGTTAAATGAACAAATTCTTGTGATCCTTTGTAAGCTTGAACGAGTTTTTTCTCCAAGTCTGTTTGATTCAATGGAACATTTACCAGTACACCTTGCATATGAGGCATTAATTGCAGGACCAGTACAATATCGGTGGATGTACCCATTTGAGAG GTACTTGAGAAAGTTAAAGAACAATGTTAAAAATAAAGCAAGGGTTGAAGGTTCAATATGCAATGCTTACTTGGTAGAAGAAGCAAGTGCATTTTCTGCTCATTACTTTGAAGCACATGTAATGACCAGACATCGAAAGGTTCCACGCAACTTGCATGAATTTGTCTCTGATGATGACATACCGGGTAAATTAAGCATATTCAAATGTACAGGTAGAACTATCGGAAAAGGAAAATCCAGATATATGACTGAAGATGAAATCCAAGCTGCTCAAACATATATTCTATTAAATTGTCCAGAGgtgaaaacatatattga CATTTATGTGGAGCGAGTAAAGTCGACACAACCAAATATCACAGATGCAGCTGTTGATGAAAAACTAGAGAGAGAGTTTGTCAAATGGTTTTACAAGTATGCCCATGAATTGCCAAACAATGTACAAAATCAGCTTATACAAGATCTGGCAAAGGGACCACTCAGAAGTGTCACCACTTTTAATGGGTATTGTGTTAATGGATGTAAATTCAACACAATCAATGGAAGTTCAAGTAGTAACTCAATGAATTTTGGTGTATGTATAAAAGGGAGTAATTACAGTTCTGAAGAAAGTGACTACTATGGACAGTTGGTCGAGGTGTTGCGATTGGAGTATCCAGGGCTACCAATTAAGCGGACTGTACTTTTCAAATGTGACTGGTTTGATCCAACACTAAATACGGGCACCAAGGTGCATAGACAGTATAGAATTGTTGATATTAACAATAAGCGTAGATACAGTAAGTACGAGCCACTTGTATTGGCCTCTCAGGCAACACAAGTTGTTTATGCTTCATACCCAAGCAAGCGTCGTGACAAAAATGATTAG